In Flammeovirgaceae bacterium 311, one DNA window encodes the following:
- a CDS encoding RND family efflux transporter MFP subunit (COG0845 Membrane-fusion protein), which translates to MNKLTKRIIIIVVLLLVVLAIAWPKIRQMNEEAPKQQAASGGGGGANDRPVPVEVAVVEPQAFSNNLRVTGSVLPNEMLELKSEVSGLLETINFEEGQDVQKGQLLFSIRNTDLQAQLQKARARQQLVTESESRYRQLLEREAVSQEEYDVATNDLRSAEADIRLLEAQIAKTRMYAPFNGTVGLRFASAGSYVAAGTSIASLYDLEPAKIEFSVPGKYSSSVKKGDRISFNTDGSDETYTGEIYAIEPQVDPATRTLKIRAVSPNKDHSLLPGQFARIQLTLQALDEALLVPTQAVVPELNGHKVFVLRQGKVAEQKVQIGMRTETQVQIMEGLQAGDTVLTTGILQVRPGSQVQVTNVQQIVRREESAQIQ; encoded by the coding sequence ATGAACAAGCTTACTAAGCGAATTATAATAATTGTAGTGTTGCTGCTGGTGGTGTTGGCAATAGCGTGGCCAAAAATCAGGCAAATGAATGAAGAAGCGCCCAAGCAGCAGGCAGCTTCTGGCGGAGGAGGTGGTGCAAATGACCGTCCGGTTCCTGTAGAGGTAGCAGTAGTAGAACCACAGGCATTCAGCAACAACCTGCGGGTAACAGGCTCTGTGTTACCCAACGAAATGCTGGAGCTTAAAAGCGAGGTATCCGGCCTGCTGGAAACAATAAATTTTGAAGAAGGACAGGATGTCCAGAAAGGGCAGCTGCTGTTTTCCATTCGCAATACCGATTTACAGGCACAGCTTCAGAAAGCCAGAGCCCGCCAGCAGCTGGTTACAGAATCGGAAAGCCGTTACCGGCAGCTGCTGGAGCGCGAGGCAGTAAGCCAGGAAGAATACGATGTGGCCACAAACGACCTGCGCAGTGCAGAAGCAGACATCAGATTGCTGGAGGCACAGATTGCGAAAACAAGAATGTATGCTCCTTTTAACGGTACAGTTGGTTTGCGCTTTGCCAGTGCAGGCAGCTATGTAGCTGCAGGCACATCTATAGCCAGCCTGTATGACCTGGAGCCTGCAAAAATAGAGTTCTCTGTTCCGGGTAAATACAGCAGCAGTGTTAAAAAAGGAGACCGCATCAGCTTTAACACCGATGGCTCTGATGAAACCTACACAGGTGAGATCTATGCCATAGAACCCCAGGTTGACCCTGCTACCAGAACCTTAAAAATAAGAGCCGTTAGCCCTAATAAAGACCATAGCCTGTTGCCAGGCCAGTTTGCACGCATACAGCTTACCCTGCAGGCCCTGGATGAGGCCCTGTTGGTGCCAACCCAGGCCGTTGTGCCTGAGCTTAACGGACATAAGGTATTTGTGCTCCGGCAGGGAAAAGTAGCAGAGCAAAAGGTACAGATAGGCATGCGCACAGAAACACAGGTGCAGATTATGGAAGGCCTGCAGGCAGGCGATACTGTACTGACCACCGGCATATTACAGGTGCGCCCGGGAAGTCAGGTTCAGGTAACCAATGTACAGCAGATCGTTAGAAGGGAAGAAAGCGCACAAATACAGTAA
- a CDS encoding outer membrane receptor for ferrienterochelin and colicins (COG1629 Outer membrane receptor proteins, mostly Fe transport) — protein MKQFLLTFLFAAVCLVPKMVLAQGATTASISGLVTSSTGETLPGANIIAVHGPTGTQYGTVSRADGRFNLPNVRTGGPYTITASFVGYATQQKRDITLALGQEFNANFALADEEDQLAEVVVTAQEDPIMNSGRTGAATNISEQQLQTLPTLSRSLGDFTRLTPQANGNSFGGVSNRYNNITIDGAVNNDVFGLAGSGTPGGQAGTQPISLDAIQEIQVVLAPYDITLGNFTGGGVNAITRSGTNDFNGSVYFFGRNENTIGSDPESGQAAADFSDYQYGARLGGPIIQNKLFFFVNADFSRRAQPIAYNAGEEGAVLSVTDAQAITNYLVNEYGYNPGTFGPITAATESNKLFGRLDWNITSNHQLTLRHNYVKAFDDNISRSNTSFRFGNNAYQFNNTTNSTVAELRSQFSNTLSNKLIVGYSRIRDNRATAGDPFPQVQIFGFPGGGSVELGSQRSSTANELDQDIFEFTDNFKIYSGNHTFTIGTHNEFFKFRNLFINNLYGRWDFNSVEDFFNDNPARVRSTYSLDPNNPRPAAQFNASQLGFYVQDEYAFNRQLTVTLGLRLDVPIIPDAPPANEEFANTFEGQRTDRTPSGQLLWSPRLGFNWDVTGDRSVQVRGGTGIFTGRVPFVWLSNQFSNSGGLFGTVDVRNAAINNGQGFEPDPLRQGANLGSGPTTYEVNAISDDFKIPQVWRSNLAADFALPLGFVATVEGIYSKTLNNILYQDINLRASQGTLESTLTGGADDRMVFPADRRINSAFTNAIYLSNSNEGYTYSLTGQLRKNFDNGIQSMIAYTYGRSEDVNSGNSSTAMSNWEFNQVVGDPNNPGLSYSAYDLRHRIVGNLGYRLEYANSLATTISLFYSGRSGTPFTYLYRGDLNRDGAWQNDLLYVPANASEITFEPLTTGGVTYSPQEQWEAFNNFIENDEYLSTRRGQYAERNGARTPWEHQFDLRIMQDFFVNIAGKRNAFQLTFDVFNVGNMLNSDWGRSYFISNNAVTLVDFDDRNRDGFTFNPNTRTEPWAVSAFASRWQGQIGLRYIFGE, from the coding sequence ATGAAGCAATTCTTACTTACATTTTTGTTTGCTGCGGTTTGCTTGGTGCCTAAAATGGTGCTGGCGCAAGGTGCAACTACAGCAAGCATATCAGGCCTGGTAACGAGCTCAACGGGCGAAACCCTTCCGGGAGCAAACATTATTGCTGTGCATGGTCCAACTGGTACGCAGTATGGAACCGTATCGCGTGCAGATGGTCGTTTTAACCTGCCAAACGTACGTACCGGTGGTCCTTATACCATCACAGCGTCTTTTGTAGGCTATGCCACACAGCAAAAGCGGGATATTACACTGGCCCTGGGCCAGGAGTTTAACGCTAACTTTGCGCTGGCAGATGAAGAGGATCAGCTTGCAGAGGTAGTAGTAACCGCCCAGGAAGATCCTATTATGAACAGTGGACGTACCGGTGCTGCCACTAACATTAGTGAACAGCAACTGCAGACTTTACCAACCTTAAGCCGTAGTCTGGGCGACTTTACACGCCTTACGCCACAGGCAAATGGAAATTCTTTTGGTGGTGTAAGCAACCGCTACAACAACATTACCATTGACGGTGCTGTAAACAATGACGTATTTGGTCTTGCCGGTTCAGGTACTCCTGGCGGCCAGGCTGGTACACAACCTATTTCACTGGATGCCATCCAGGAGATTCAGGTTGTGCTGGCACCTTATGATATTACGCTTGGTAACTTTACAGGTGGTGGTGTGAACGCTATTACCCGTTCTGGTACAAACGACTTTAATGGTTCTGTTTATTTCTTTGGCAGAAACGAAAACACCATTGGCAGTGATCCTGAATCTGGTCAAGCAGCAGCTGACTTTTCTGATTATCAGTATGGTGCACGCTTAGGCGGTCCAATCATTCAGAATAAATTATTCTTCTTCGTGAATGCGGATTTTTCCCGCAGAGCCCAGCCTATTGCTTACAATGCCGGTGAGGAAGGTGCAGTACTTAGCGTAACTGATGCGCAGGCTATTACCAACTACCTGGTTAATGAGTATGGATACAACCCGGGAACATTTGGTCCTATTACAGCTGCTACTGAAAGCAACAAACTGTTTGGCCGCCTGGATTGGAACATTACTTCTAATCATCAGCTTACCCTGCGTCACAATTATGTAAAGGCTTTTGATGACAACATCAGCAGAAGTAATACATCTTTCCGCTTTGGCAACAACGCTTACCAGTTCAACAACACTACTAATAGTACAGTTGCTGAATTAAGGAGCCAGTTCTCAAATACACTCTCAAACAAGCTGATCGTAGGTTACTCACGCATTCGTGATAATCGCGCAACAGCAGGTGATCCTTTTCCACAGGTTCAAATTTTCGGATTCCCTGGTGGCGGATCGGTAGAGTTAGGTTCACAGCGTAGCTCTACAGCTAATGAACTGGATCAGGATATCTTTGAGTTTACTGATAACTTCAAGATTTATTCTGGTAACCACACCTTTACAATAGGTACTCACAACGAGTTCTTTAAATTCCGCAACCTGTTCATCAATAACCTGTATGGTCGCTGGGATTTCAACTCTGTTGAGGATTTCTTTAACGACAACCCTGCTAGGGTACGTTCTACCTATTCGCTTGATCCGAACAATCCTCGCCCTGCTGCACAATTCAACGCCTCTCAGCTTGGTTTCTATGTTCAGGATGAGTACGCATTTAACAGACAATTAACTGTTACACTTGGTTTACGTCTGGATGTGCCTATCATACCGGATGCACCTCCTGCCAACGAAGAGTTTGCCAACACTTTTGAAGGCCAGCGTACCGACCGCACCCCTAGCGGACAATTACTGTGGTCTCCACGCCTGGGCTTTAACTGGGATGTAACAGGCGACCGTTCTGTGCAGGTGCGCGGTGGTACAGGCATATTTACCGGTCGGGTTCCGTTTGTGTGGCTGTCTAACCAGTTCTCCAACTCTGGCGGATTATTTGGTACTGTAGATGTACGGAATGCTGCCATTAATAATGGTCAGGGCTTTGAGCCAGATCCTTTAAGACAAGGTGCAAATCTTGGTAGCGGACCAACTACCTATGAAGTGAATGCCATTTCAGATGATTTTAAGATTCCACAGGTATGGAGATCAAATCTGGCTGCAGATTTTGCCCTGCCTTTAGGATTCGTTGCTACTGTTGAAGGTATTTATTCTAAAACACTGAACAACATTCTGTATCAGGATATTAACCTAAGGGCTTCTCAAGGAACGCTGGAATCTACATTGACTGGCGGTGCTGATGACCGTATGGTGTTCCCTGCTGATCGCAGAATCAACTCGGCCTTCACAAATGCTATCTACCTGTCAAATTCTAACGAAGGTTATACTTACAGCTTAACCGGTCAGTTAAGAAAGAATTTTGACAATGGTATTCAGTCTATGATTGCTTATACCTATGGCAGGTCTGAGGATGTAAACAGTGGTAACAGCAGTACTGCAATGTCTAACTGGGAATTCAACCAGGTAGTGGGAGATCCAAACAATCCTGGGCTAAGCTATTCTGCCTATGATCTGCGCCATAGAATTGTAGGTAACCTGGGCTACCGCCTGGAGTACGCCAATAGCCTTGCAACCACTATCTCGCTGTTCTACTCTGGCAGATCAGGTACCCCTTTCACTTACCTGTATAGAGGTGACTTGAACAGAGACGGTGCCTGGCAGAATGACCTATTGTATGTACCGGCCAATGCTTCTGAAATTACATTCGAACCATTAACAACTGGTGGTGTAACCTACTCGCCACAAGAGCAGTGGGAAGCATTCAATAACTTTATTGAAAATGATGAGTATTTAAGCACTCGTCGTGGCCAGTATGCCGAGCGTAATGGTGCCAGAACACCATGGGAGCATCAGTTCGACCTTCGCATTATGCAGGATTTCTTTGTAAACATTGCAGGAAAGAGAAATGCCTTCCAGCTTACTTTTGACGTGTTCAACGTAGGTAATATGCTTAATAGTGATTGGGGAAGAAGCTATTTCATCTCTAACAATGCTGTTACACTTGTTGATTTCGATGATCGTAACCGCGATGGATTTACGTTCAATCCAAATACAAGAACAGAGCCTTGGGCAGTTAGTGCATTTGCCTCTCGCTGGCAGGGACAAATTGGCTTACGCTATATCTTTGGCGAATAA
- a CDS encoding hypothetical protein (COG0628 Predicted permease), with protein sequence MEFPGYFKYTVTLLGAILTFYAIILAKSLLIPLSLALVFSLLLLPLCYWFERALVPRSIAAVLCILLLIGTVAGVGYMLGLQIDSISRELPEISEKVDQRLNDMQDYFEAQFGIDQSVQSEYFRRSVNDFLQNSGAIYRTTFSITAGLLNYLIIVPIGLFFMLYYRSFFKEFLYRLMPRQQHDRLRRVLEQIQQVMQDYILGLFTVIIIVAVLNIIGLSLVGIKYAIFFGFLAALLTIIPYIGIFIGSLLPILYALFTTESLFYPISIAIIFWLVQVLEGNLITPKVVGNKVQLNPFAAILALLVGGAVWGPAGMILFIPFMAMLKVIFDAVDSLKPYGFLLGVPAEVKNDGKTYRDWKVRLSAAVKKIYR encoded by the coding sequence ATGGAATTTCCCGGCTATTTTAAATACACAGTTACATTATTAGGTGCGATTCTTACATTTTATGCCATTATTCTAGCCAAGAGTTTGCTCATACCACTTTCGCTGGCGCTGGTTTTTTCGCTCCTGCTTTTGCCCCTCTGCTATTGGTTTGAACGTGCCCTGGTACCACGCAGTATTGCTGCCGTGCTTTGTATCTTACTATTGATAGGGACTGTTGCAGGGGTTGGTTATATGCTGGGACTACAGATAGACAGCATTAGCCGGGAGCTGCCGGAGATCAGTGAAAAGGTTGATCAGAGGTTAAATGACATGCAGGATTACTTTGAAGCACAGTTTGGTATTGACCAGTCGGTGCAGTCTGAATATTTCAGAAGATCGGTGAATGACTTCCTGCAGAACAGCGGCGCTATTTACAGAACTACTTTTAGCATAACGGCAGGCTTGCTAAACTATCTGATAATTGTGCCCATTGGCCTGTTTTTTATGCTCTATTATCGCAGTTTCTTCAAAGAGTTTCTTTACCGCTTAATGCCCCGGCAGCAGCACGACAGGTTAAGAAGGGTACTGGAGCAAATACAGCAGGTGATGCAGGATTATATTCTTGGGCTGTTTACTGTTATTATTATTGTTGCGGTACTTAATATTATAGGGCTGTCGCTGGTGGGCATCAAATATGCCATATTCTTTGGCTTTTTGGCGGCCCTGCTTACCATTATTCCCTACATAGGCATATTTATTGGCTCTTTGCTGCCCATTCTTTATGCACTCTTCACAACAGAGTCGCTGTTTTACCCCATTTCCATTGCCATTATATTCTGGCTGGTACAGGTGCTCGAGGGTAACTTAATAACCCCTAAAGTGGTGGGTAATAAAGTACAGTTAAATCCTTTTGCTGCTATACTGGCCTTATTGGTAGGAGGTGCAGTGTGGGGTCCGGCAGGCATGATCCTGTTTATCCCCTTTATGGCTATGCTAAAGGTGATTTTTGATGCAGTAGATTCACTAAAGCCCTATGGCTTTTTACTGGGAGTGCCTGCTGAAGTGAAAAACGATGGAAAAACTTACCGGGACTGGAAGGTACGCCTAAGTGCTGCTGTCAAAAAAATTTATCGCTAG
- a CDS encoding peptidase m14 carboxypeptidase a, with protein MLKKTFKYLFLFCAAAFLFLQANAQKQDLSYYLPEHVQLNPAIPTPDSILGWQVGEWHVSHDKLVEYMRVLAQASDRIQIQTTGYTHERRPLILLTITHPANQPRLQEIRQKRQQLVNNPQSISDAELAGLPAVSYMGFSIHGNEASGSNAALLTAYYLAAAQGPEIEQMLQDVVVLLDPAFNPDGLQRFSSWVNAHKSKNEVADPQSRELNEAWPRGRTNHYWFDLNRDWLPVQQPESQARLKIFHEWKPNVLTDHHEMGAGSTFFFQPGVPSRNNPITPVATYELTKAIAQYHVTALDAIGSLYYSEEDFDDFFYGKGSTYPDVNGAVGILFEQASSRGHAQESNHGILRFPFTIRNQFTTTLSTLKATHELRQRLLEHQRWFYQSGQKEAAADPEKGYVFGASGDAARPLELVEMLRRHQIEVYKAAEAPSVQGRSISRENSYVVPLNQPQYRLIKAIFETRKTFTDSLFYDISAWTLPLAYNLPYQALDRRALGRLMGERIESVQMPAGSVSGGQSSYGYLLPWQPLYAPKALNQLLQKDLRMRVITEPVQQGGITFGRGSIWIPVQSQEITADSLYRLVSSAAAENNLQIHAVGSGNTGGVNLGSPSLLSVKQPRVMLAVGDGVSSYDAGEVWHLLDQRYSIQHSLVPMDKVRSADLSRYNVIILADGSYGSSADAVPALREWLRRGGTLIGLQGGARWMAQNGLSNAKYKKLENQDSLLGPQPYATLSQRRGAREMGGAIFQAAADTTHPLLWGYTTPNVSLFRTNTHVLEATTGLYAHPLRYTQNPVQAGYVWPGHLEHLKGTPAVQVSAYGTGRSIVLPDNPVFRAFWRGSERVLINAIFFGTLIDSRAAK; from the coding sequence ATGCTTAAAAAGACTTTCAAATATCTCTTCCTCTTCTGCGCTGCTGCCTTTTTATTCCTACAGGCCAATGCTCAAAAGCAAGATCTCTCCTACTACTTACCAGAGCATGTACAATTAAACCCTGCCATACCAACACCAGATTCTATTTTAGGCTGGCAGGTTGGCGAATGGCATGTAAGCCATGATAAACTGGTGGAATACATGCGGGTGCTGGCCCAGGCCTCAGACCGCATCCAGATCCAGACCACCGGCTATACCCACGAGCGGCGTCCCCTTATACTATTAACTATCACACATCCTGCTAACCAGCCGCGCCTGCAGGAGATCAGGCAAAAACGGCAGCAGCTGGTAAACAACCCGCAAAGCATCTCAGATGCAGAACTCGCCGGGCTGCCCGCGGTTTCTTACATGGGCTTTAGCATACACGGCAATGAAGCCAGCGGCAGCAACGCTGCCCTGCTAACGGCTTACTACCTGGCAGCAGCCCAGGGCCCGGAAATTGAACAGATGCTGCAGGATGTGGTGGTGCTGCTGGATCCCGCCTTTAACCCCGATGGCCTGCAGCGCTTCAGCAGTTGGGTAAATGCCCATAAAAGCAAAAATGAGGTGGCTGACCCGCAAAGCCGGGAGCTGAATGAGGCCTGGCCCCGTGGCCGCACCAACCATTACTGGTTCGACCTGAACCGCGACTGGCTGCCGGTACAGCAGCCAGAGTCGCAGGCACGCCTTAAAATATTCCATGAGTGGAAACCCAATGTACTGACCGACCACCACGAAATGGGCGCCGGCAGCACCTTCTTTTTTCAGCCAGGCGTGCCCTCCCGCAACAACCCCATAACCCCGGTTGCTACCTATGAGCTCACCAAAGCCATTGCCCAGTACCATGTAACGGCACTGGATGCCATCGGCTCTCTTTACTATTCAGAAGAAGATTTCGATGATTTTTTCTATGGCAAAGGCTCTACCTATCCCGATGTAAACGGTGCTGTGGGCATTCTTTTTGAACAGGCCAGCTCCCGCGGCCACGCCCAGGAAAGCAATCACGGCATCCTGCGCTTTCCGTTTACCATCCGCAACCAGTTTACCACTACCCTTTCCACCCTAAAGGCTACCCATGAGCTCCGGCAGCGGCTGCTGGAACATCAGCGCTGGTTTTACCAGTCGGGGCAAAAAGAAGCTGCTGCCGATCCGGAAAAAGGATATGTATTTGGCGCATCAGGAGATGCTGCCCGCCCGCTGGAGCTGGTAGAGATGCTCAGGCGCCACCAGATTGAGGTGTACAAAGCAGCAGAAGCGCCCAGTGTGCAGGGCCGTAGCATCAGCCGGGAAAACAGTTATGTAGTACCACTCAACCAGCCACAGTACCGGCTCATCAAGGCTATTTTCGAAACCAGAAAGACTTTTACAGACAGTCTTTTTTATGATATCTCCGCCTGGACGCTGCCACTGGCCTATAACCTGCCTTACCAGGCCCTGGACAGAAGAGCGCTGGGCAGGCTGATGGGCGAAAGAATAGAATCCGTGCAAATGCCCGCTGGCAGCGTAAGCGGCGGTCAAAGCAGTTATGGCTATTTACTGCCCTGGCAGCCCCTCTATGCACCAAAGGCATTAAACCAGTTACTGCAGAAAGATCTGCGCATGCGGGTAATTACAGAACCGGTTCAGCAGGGGGGCATTACCTTTGGCCGTGGCTCTATCTGGATACCGGTACAGTCTCAGGAAATAACCGCCGATAGCCTGTACAGGCTGGTAAGCAGCGCCGCCGCAGAAAATAACCTGCAGATCCATGCCGTGGGCAGTGGCAATACCGGCGGTGTTAACCTGGGCAGCCCCAGCCTGCTGTCGGTAAAGCAGCCAAGGGTTATGCTTGCTGTGGGAGATGGCGTTTCTTCTTACGATGCCGGAGAAGTCTGGCACCTGCTCGACCAGCGATATAGTATACAGCATAGCCTGGTTCCTATGGATAAGGTACGCTCTGCTGATCTTAGCCGCTACAACGTAATTATTTTGGCCGACGGATCCTATGGCTCCTCTGCAGATGCAGTACCCGCCCTGCGGGAGTGGCTGCGCAGGGGAGGTACTCTTATTGGTCTGCAGGGAGGCGCCCGCTGGATGGCACAAAACGGACTTAGTAATGCCAAATACAAGAAACTGGAAAACCAGGACAGCCTACTGGGGCCTCAGCCCTATGCCACGTTGAGCCAGCGCAGGGGTGCCCGTGAAATGGGCGGCGCTATATTCCAGGCAGCAGCAGACACTACCCATCCACTTCTGTGGGGATATACCACTCCAAATGTTAGTTTGTTTCGCACCAATACGCATGTTCTGGAGGCTACTACAGGTCTGTATGCCCATCCGCTGCGCTATACACAAAATCCGGTACAGGCAGGCTATGTGTGGCCCGGCCACCTGGAGCATTTAAAAGGAACACCTGCCGTACAGGTATCGGCCTATGGCACCGGCCGCTCTATCGTGCTTCCCGACAATCCTGTTTTCAGGGCCTTCTGGCGAGGTTCGGAAAGAGTTTTGATCAATGCTATTTTCTTTGGAACGCTTATAGATTCACGCGCTGCAAAATAG